In Candidatus Hinthialibacter antarcticus, the DNA window CACCAGCCGCAGCCCGTGCCTGCGCCGTGACATTCGCTCAACTGCGACGCCACTTTGGGCTGATGGCGGCGAATATGCTTGACGATCTTGCCGTACGGCACATGATAACACATACAGATTTCGCGGTCGTCGTCGTCGCGTTTTTTAGAAGGATCGTTGATATCAGACATGCGTTCATCTTACCCGCCGAAGGCGAAACAACAATCCACGCGCTAGGGCTCGTCGCTGAGCGCGTCCGGCAGCGGCAGAAGTAGTTTCTCACGCCCCTGCTGCGCCGCTTCGACCACGGCCTCACGAAACGGACCGCCGAACACATCGTCTAATATTTCAACCACAGAAGGATGCAGCGTCTTCGAGTTCTTGCGGCGCTTGGCGTTGCAATGAAATTTCATTGCGTCATCGACTACCGAGAGCGTCTTATTGCTCCCGCCGGAAATCGCCAGCGGCCATAAGATGCACGAACGCGGCTTGGCGGTCGGGACGGGAGCGCCCAGACGCAGCGCTGCTGAGTGCAGACCGCAGCGCATCTCATCGCCGTGGGCGTAGGCGAACACGCATTGCCCGTCGCCGTTTTCGTCGATGCAATACAGGCCGTCGTCGACGGGTTCGATCACGTTTTCGTAGCCGCCGTCAACAATCAGGTCGGGGCAGTCGCGCGAGGCTTCGGCGATGAAGCCGTCGATCTTGGCGATCTCGGCTTCGCTGATACAGATTTCATAATGCCCGCAGCAAAACGGCTGGGCATGGCCCGCGCAACTATCGCACACATGATTAATCGAACACAACGCGGCTATATCAATTTCAATTTGGGACCGCTTCATAAAGTGAGCACTTTCGTTCTTCCCTCGACAGTAACTCGTTTTTGCAGAGTTATCTTGCCTCACCCGCGTTTGCCTGAGTCGCCGATGAAGTGTTCGGAGCGGTCTTTAAACAAAATATTAAACGTGGTCAGGGTGCCGTAAATCTTGGTGATGTATTGTTGCAGGTCGATCTTGTCTTCTTCGGTCAGCACCTTATGCGCGTTGATTTTTTGTTCCATCACCCGCAGCCGGTCGCGCAGCATGACGATTTTATGAAAGAAGCCGTCGATAGGAATCTCCTTCGCGCCAGTGCCGCCGCGCGGTTCCATATACAGTTTGCCGCCGATCCACTTCTCGGCGATGGTGGTATGCCCCACCGGCAGGTCTTCTTGAATGA includes these proteins:
- a CDS encoding (2Fe-2S)-binding protein; translation: MSDINDPSKKRDDDDREICMCYHVPYGKIVKHIRRHQPKVASQLSECHGAGTGCGWCIPFLQNIYEKMQNGEDPTPTMSADEYRRRRSEYHQTLKKKSES